In Ensifer canadensis, a genomic segment contains:
- the hglS gene encoding 2-oxoadipate dioxygenase/decarboxylase HglS, producing the protein MKENSFVSADDIRSAFSAAMSVMYREEVPAYGTLMELVAKVNDDTLNADPALKERLDATDSLDRISEERHGAIRLGTPAELSMMRRVFAVMGMYPVGYYDLSTAGVPVHSTAFRPVGETALKRNPFRVFTSLLRLDLIADESLRAASEAILAERRIFTPVAIELAEKAERDGGLDKADAERFVSEVLETFRWHDRANVSADMYKRLHDAHRLIADVVSFKGPHINHLTPRTLDIDQVQALMPEFGIAPKAVVEGPPTRKCPILLRQTSFKALEEAVSFRDGGGDWKAGSHTARFGEIEQRGIALTPKGRALYDELLEASRKIVRPAADGSNARDYEAALAKAFESFPDTWAGIREAGLGYFSYSLTEKGLKTRISDRRDINTLIADGLVQFDAIVYEDFLPVSAAGIFQSNLGDGAQQAFVASPNQKRFEIDLGATVLNEFDHYAGIEEASIESCLRALTAAMAAE; encoded by the coding sequence GTGAAAGAGAATAGTTTCGTATCCGCCGATGATATCCGTTCGGCCTTTTCCGCAGCCATGTCGGTCATGTACCGCGAGGAAGTGCCTGCTTACGGCACGCTGATGGAACTGGTTGCCAAGGTCAACGACGATACGCTCAATGCCGACCCGGCGCTGAAAGAGCGCCTCGATGCGACGGATTCGCTTGATCGCATTTCCGAGGAGCGCCACGGCGCAATCCGTCTCGGCACGCCTGCTGAACTCTCGATGATGCGTCGCGTCTTTGCTGTCATGGGCATGTACCCGGTCGGCTACTACGATCTTTCGACCGCCGGCGTACCGGTGCACTCGACCGCCTTCCGCCCGGTTGGCGAAACCGCTCTGAAGCGCAATCCCTTCCGTGTCTTCACCTCGCTTCTTCGCCTTGACCTGATTGCGGACGAGAGTCTGCGCGCCGCATCCGAGGCGATCCTGGCCGAGCGTCGGATCTTTACGCCTGTTGCCATCGAACTCGCCGAAAAGGCCGAGCGTGATGGCGGCCTCGACAAGGCCGACGCCGAGCGTTTCGTCTCCGAAGTGCTGGAGACCTTCCGCTGGCACGACAGGGCCAATGTCAGCGCCGACATGTACAAGCGCCTGCATGACGCCCACCGGCTGATCGCCGACGTCGTGTCGTTCAAGGGCCCGCATATCAACCACCTGACGCCGCGCACGCTGGATATCGACCAGGTCCAGGCGCTGATGCCCGAATTCGGCATCGCGCCGAAGGCCGTCGTCGAAGGTCCGCCGACCCGCAAATGCCCAATCCTGCTTCGCCAGACCTCGTTCAAGGCGCTGGAAGAGGCCGTTTCCTTCCGTGATGGCGGCGGCGACTGGAAAGCCGGCTCGCACACCGCCCGCTTCGGCGAGATCGAGCAGCGCGGCATTGCGCTCACTCCCAAGGGCCGTGCGCTCTACGACGAGCTTCTGGAAGCCTCGCGCAAGATCGTGCGCCCGGCAGCCGACGGCTCCAACGCCCGCGACTATGAAGCCGCGCTTGCCAAAGCCTTCGAAAGCTTCCCCGACACCTGGGCAGGCATTCGCGAAGCCGGCCTTGGCTATTTCAGCTATTCACTGACCGAGAAGGGCTTGAAGACCCGGATTTCCGACCGCCGCGATATCAACACGCTGATCGCCGACGGCCTCGTGCAGTTCGACGCCATCGTCTACGAAGACTTCCTGCCGGTCAGCGCCGCAGGCATCTTCCAGTCCAATCTCGGCGACGGCGCGCAGCAGGCTTTTGTCGCAAGCCCGAACCAGAAGCGCTTCGAGATTGACCTCGGCGCCACAGTGCTCAACGAGTTCGATCACTATGCCGGCATCGAAGAGGCATCGATCGAAAGCTGCCTGCGGGCCTTGACCGCAGCCATGGCTGCGGAATGA
- the amaB gene encoding L-piperidine-6-carboxylate dehydrogenase: MNIATKKIDVTKEAAALLEKMGVAKELYTGGDMPSFSPVTGEQIASLKTVSATEAAAKIDKAHEAFKAWRLVPAPKRGELIRLLGEELRAFKADLGRLVSIEAGKITSEGLGEVQEMIDICDFAVGLSRQLYGLTIATERPGHRMMETWHPLGVVGVISAFNFPVAVWSWNTALALVCGNSVVWKPSEKTPLTALASQAIFERALARFGDAPEGLSQVLIGDRAVGEVLVDNPKVPLVSATGSTRMGRDVGPRLAKRFARAILELGGNNAGIVCPSADLDMALRAIAFGAMGTAGQRCTTMRRLFVHESVYDQLVPRLKKAYGSVSVGNPLETTALVGPLVDKAAFDGMQKAIDEAKAHGGAVTGGERVELGYANGYYAKPALVEMPEQAGPVLEETFAPILYVMKYSDFDAVVADHNAVAAGLSSSIFTRDMQESERFLAVDGSDCGIANVNIGTSGAEIGGAFGGEKETGGGRESGSDSWKAYMRRATNTVNYSKALPLAQGVSFDIE; encoded by the coding sequence ATGAACATTGCAACGAAGAAGATCGACGTCACCAAGGAGGCAGCAGCCCTCCTCGAGAAGATGGGCGTCGCCAAGGAACTCTACACCGGCGGCGACATGCCGTCGTTCAGCCCGGTCACGGGCGAACAGATCGCCAGCCTGAAGACGGTTTCGGCCACGGAGGCTGCCGCCAAGATCGACAAGGCGCATGAAGCCTTCAAGGCCTGGCGCCTCGTTCCGGCACCGAAGCGCGGCGAATTGATCCGCCTGCTCGGCGAAGAGCTACGCGCCTTCAAGGCCGACCTCGGCCGCCTCGTTTCGATCGAAGCCGGCAAGATCACCTCCGAGGGCCTCGGCGAAGTTCAGGAAATGATCGACATCTGCGATTTCGCAGTCGGCCTTTCCCGCCAGCTCTACGGTCTGACGATCGCCACGGAGCGTCCCGGCCACCGCATGATGGAAACCTGGCATCCGCTCGGCGTCGTCGGCGTCATCTCCGCCTTCAACTTCCCGGTCGCCGTCTGGTCGTGGAACACGGCGCTGGCGCTCGTCTGCGGCAACTCCGTCGTCTGGAAGCCGTCGGAAAAGACCCCGCTCACGGCGCTTGCATCGCAGGCTATCTTCGAACGCGCGCTTGCCCGCTTCGGCGACGCCCCGGAAGGCCTGTCGCAGGTTCTGATCGGCGACCGCGCCGTCGGTGAAGTCCTCGTCGACAACCCGAAGGTTCCGTTGGTCTCGGCCACCGGCTCGACCCGCATGGGCCGCGACGTCGGCCCGCGTCTTGCCAAGCGCTTCGCCCGCGCCATCCTCGAACTCGGCGGCAACAATGCCGGTATCGTCTGCCCATCGGCCGATCTCGACATGGCGCTGCGCGCCATCGCCTTCGGCGCCATGGGCACCGCCGGCCAGCGCTGCACGACCATGCGCCGCCTGTTCGTGCATGAAAGCGTCTACGACCAGCTCGTTCCCCGCCTGAAGAAGGCCTATGGCTCGGTCTCGGTCGGCAATCCGCTGGAAACCACCGCACTCGTCGGCCCGCTGGTCGACAAGGCCGCTTTCGACGGCATGCAGAAGGCAATCGACGAAGCCAAGGCCCATGGCGGCGCCGTCACCGGCGGCGAACGCGTCGAGCTCGGTTATGCCAACGGCTACTACGCCAAGCCCGCCCTGGTCGAAATGCCTGAGCAGGCAGGCCCGGTCCTCGAAGAAACCTTCGCGCCGATCCTCTACGTCATGAAGTACAGCGACTTCGACGCAGTCGTTGCCGACCACAATGCGGTTGCAGCCGGCCTGTCCTCGTCGATCTTCACCCGCGACATGCAGGAATCCGAACGGTTCCTGGCCGTCGACGGCTCGGATTGCGGCATCGCCAACGTCAACATCGGCACCTCAGGTGCGGAAATCGGCGGCGCCTTCGGCGGTGAAAAGGAAACCGGCGGCGGCCGCGAATCGGGCTCCGATTCGTGGAAGGCCTACATGCGTCGCGCCACCAACACGGTGAACTACTCGAAGGCCCTGCCACTGGCACAGGGCGTCTCCTTCGATATCGAGTAG
- a CDS encoding Dabb family protein: MIRHCVFIRFRPDVSADEKASIFAEIAALKSRLPGLLATYAGANVSPEVGMDKGYAEGFIVDFSDAAARDAYLDDPEHRQTGAKIVAAAQGGIDGIFVYDLEIAG, from the coding sequence ATGATCCGCCACTGTGTCTTCATTCGCTTTCGTCCAGACGTTTCGGCGGATGAGAAAGCGTCGATCTTCGCCGAGATCGCGGCGCTAAAAAGCCGGCTTCCCGGCCTTCTCGCGACCTATGCCGGCGCCAATGTCAGCCCGGAAGTGGGCATGGACAAAGGGTATGCCGAGGGTTTCATCGTCGATTTCTCCGACGCAGCCGCGCGTGACGCCTATCTCGACGATCCGGAGCATCGGCAGACCGGTGCAAAGATCGTCGCGGCGGCGCAAGGCGGCATCGACGGCATTTTCGTCTACGATCTCGAAATCGCGGGCTGA
- a CDS encoding pyridoxal phosphate-dependent aminotransferase yields the protein MTINATVKEAGFKPASRISSIGVSEILKIGARAQAMKREGKPVIILGAGEPDFDTPDYVKQAACEAIQRGETKYTALDGTPELKKAIREKFQRENGLAYEQDEITIATGAKQILFNAMMATIDAGDEVVIPTPYWTSYSDIVQICEGKPVLIPCDAASGFRLTADKLEAAITPKTRWVLLNSPSNPSGAAYSADDYRPLLDVLLRHPHVWLLVDDMYEHIVYDGFRFVTPAQLEPRLKDRTLTVNGVSKAYAMTGWRIGYAGGPRELIKAMAVVQSQATSCPSSVSQAASVAALTGPQDFLKERTASFQHRRNLVVNGLNAIDGLDCRVPEGAFYTFSGCAGMLGKVTPSGKTIETDTDFCAYLLDDAHVAVVPGSAFGLSPFFRISYATSEAELKEALMRIADACARLS from the coding sequence ATGACCATCAACGCAACGGTCAAGGAGGCGGGCTTCAAGCCCGCCTCGCGGATCTCTTCGATCGGAGTATCCGAAATCCTCAAGATCGGCGCGCGCGCGCAAGCGATGAAGCGCGAGGGCAAGCCGGTCATTATTCTCGGCGCAGGCGAGCCGGATTTCGACACGCCTGACTACGTCAAGCAGGCCGCCTGCGAGGCGATCCAGCGCGGCGAAACCAAATACACCGCACTCGACGGCACGCCGGAACTGAAGAAGGCGATCCGTGAAAAGTTCCAGCGCGAGAACGGCCTCGCCTACGAACAGGACGAGATCACCATTGCCACCGGCGCCAAGCAGATCCTGTTCAACGCCATGATGGCGACGATCGACGCCGGCGACGAAGTTGTCATTCCGACGCCGTACTGGACCTCCTATTCGGATATCGTCCAGATCTGCGAAGGCAAGCCGGTGCTGATCCCCTGCGACGCGGCCTCCGGTTTCCGGCTCACCGCCGACAAGCTCGAAGCGGCGATCACGCCGAAGACGCGCTGGGTGCTTCTCAACTCACCCTCCAACCCTTCGGGTGCCGCCTACAGCGCTGACGACTACCGGCCGCTGCTCGACGTGCTCTTGAGGCATCCGCATGTGTGGCTGCTGGTCGACGACATGTACGAGCACATCGTCTATGACGGCTTCCGCTTCGTCACCCCGGCCCAACTGGAGCCTCGGCTCAAGGACCGCACCCTGACGGTCAACGGTGTCTCCAAGGCCTATGCCATGACCGGCTGGCGCATCGGCTATGCCGGTGGTCCGCGCGAGCTGATCAAGGCGATGGCTGTCGTCCAGAGCCAGGCGACCTCCTGCCCGTCTTCGGTCAGCCAGGCCGCTTCGGTGGCAGCCCTGACCGGCCCGCAGGATTTCCTGAAGGAACGCACGGCCAGCTTCCAGCACCGCCGCAATCTCGTCGTCAACGGCCTCAACGCCATCGACGGTCTCGACTGCCGCGTTCCGGAAGGCGCCTTCTACACCTTCTCCGGCTGCGCCGGCATGCTCGGCAAGGTGACGCCTTCGGGCAAGACGATCGAGACGGACACGGACTTCTGCGCCTACCTGCTCGACGACGCCCATGTCGCCGTTGTCCCCGGCTCGGCCTTCGGCCTGTCGCCGTTCTTCCGCATCTCCTATGCGACGTCGGAAGCGGAACTGAAGGAAGCGCTCATGCGCATCGCCGACGCCTGCGCTCGGCTTTCGTAA
- a CDS encoding cupin domain-containing protein: MSVDIGNRLRHLRLMHNLSQRELAKRAGVTNSTISLIESNASNPSVGALKRILDGIPIGLAEFFSFEPERPRKAFYAAEELVEIGKGPISYRQIGDNLFGRSLQILKECYQPGADTGKVPLVHEGEEGGIVLSGRIEVTVDDERRILGPGDAYYFESRRPHRFRCVGPVPCEVISACTPPTF, translated from the coding sequence ATGAGCGTCGACATTGGAAACCGGCTTCGCCACCTCCGGCTGATGCACAATCTTTCGCAGCGCGAACTTGCCAAGCGAGCGGGCGTGACCAACTCGACGATCTCGCTGATCGAGTCGAATGCGTCCAATCCGTCGGTCGGCGCACTGAAGCGCATCCTCGACGGCATACCGATCGGACTTGCGGAGTTCTTTTCGTTCGAGCCTGAACGGCCGCGCAAGGCATTCTACGCCGCAGAGGAACTGGTCGAGATCGGCAAAGGGCCGATCTCCTATCGCCAGATCGGCGACAATCTCTTTGGCCGCAGCCTGCAGATCCTGAAGGAATGTTATCAGCCGGGCGCGGACACTGGAAAAGTGCCGCTGGTGCATGAAGGCGAGGAGGGCGGCATCGTGCTGTCGGGGCGCATTGAGGTCACCGTCGACGACGAGCGGCGGATTCTCGGGCCTGGGGATGCGTACTATTTCGAAAGCCGGCGACCGCACCGATTTCGTTGCGTCGGGCCGGTACCTTGCGAGGTGATCAGCGCCTGCACGCCGCCGACGTTTTGA
- a CDS encoding glycerate kinase type-2 family protein, translating to MAAFEARPFLTALFDAAVRAADPYEAIRAHLPEKPKGRTIVVGAGKAASQMAAAFEKLWDHPLTGAVVARHGPIERCERIRVLQSAHPVPDEAGLRASEELLKLVEGLTADDLVVALISGGGSSLLPAPPEGLMLADEIAVNRALLASGAPISAMNVVRKHVSRIKGGRLAAAAGPARVVSLVVSDVPGDNPAFVASGPTVPDGSTVEEALEIVGRYRMALPDGVVAHLRSGAARAPDPSEPVFRRHECHVIASARVSLEAAARTAQELGVEARILSDAIEGEARDIGRMHAALAREVAQRNQPFEKPVVLLSGGETTVTISGKDYGKGGRNSELLLSLALDIEGLDGIDALAADTDGIDGSEDNAGAFADGGSVSRMRTAGADPRAHLARHDAWSAFSVSGDLFAPGPTGTNVNDFRAMLIR from the coding sequence ATGGCGGCCTTCGAAGCGCGTCCCTTTCTCACCGCCCTTTTCGACGCGGCCGTCCGCGCCGCCGATCCCTATGAGGCGATCCGCGCGCATCTGCCGGAAAAGCCGAAGGGACGAACGATCGTTGTCGGCGCGGGCAAGGCCGCAAGCCAGATGGCCGCAGCTTTCGAAAAGCTGTGGGATCACCCGCTGACCGGCGCCGTCGTTGCGCGCCACGGGCCGATTGAACGCTGCGAGCGCATTCGCGTGTTGCAATCCGCCCATCCGGTGCCGGATGAGGCTGGCCTTCGGGCGTCGGAAGAGCTGCTGAAGCTGGTGGAAGGCCTGACCGCTGACGATCTGGTTGTCGCTCTGATTTCGGGTGGTGGATCGTCCTTGCTGCCGGCGCCGCCGGAGGGTTTGATGCTTGCCGACGAGATCGCCGTCAACCGGGCGCTGCTTGCCTCCGGCGCACCGATTTCCGCGATGAACGTCGTGCGCAAACATGTGTCGCGCATCAAGGGAGGCCGTCTTGCGGCGGCCGCTGGGCCGGCGCGTGTCGTCAGCCTCGTCGTTTCCGACGTTCCCGGCGACAACCCCGCTTTCGTTGCCTCGGGCCCGACAGTGCCTGACGGGTCGACGGTGGAGGAGGCGCTGGAGATCGTCGGCCGCTATCGCATGGCTCTTCCCGATGGCGTGGTGGCCCACTTGCGATCCGGTGCCGCGCGGGCACCTGATCCGTCCGAACCGGTTTTCCGTCGGCACGAATGCCACGTGATTGCGTCGGCGCGTGTCTCGCTGGAGGCTGCAGCAAGGACGGCGCAGGAATTGGGTGTAGAGGCGCGCATTCTTTCTGATGCGATTGAAGGCGAGGCGCGCGATATCGGCCGCATGCATGCGGCGCTGGCGCGTGAAGTCGCCCAGCGCAATCAACCTTTCGAAAAGCCGGTCGTGCTGCTTTCCGGCGGCGAAACGACTGTGACGATATCGGGCAAGGATTACGGCAAAGGCGGCCGCAACAGCGAGCTGTTGCTGTCGCTGGCGCTCGACATCGAGGGGCTCGACGGGATCGATGCCCTGGCGGCGGATACGGACGGCATCGACGGGTCTGAGGACAATGCCGGCGCCTTTGCCGATGGCGGCAGCGTCAGTCGCATGCGTACTGCCGGTGCTGATCCGCGGGCGCATCTGGCGCGCCACGATGCCTGGTCGGCATTCTCAGTGAGTGGCGATCTTTTCGCGCCCGGTCCGACTGGAACCAATGTCAATGACTTCAGGGCGATGCTAATCCGTTAG
- a CDS encoding LysR family transcriptional regulator yields MKLSRRLVPDVTTLQAFECAARHGSFTQAAAELNLTQSAVSRQIKDLENQLGVLLFERVRQRVILSEAGQKFLPEVRRLLNQTEELMVRAMASARADSTLSIASLPTFGSRWLVPRLPDFLRQHPDTVVNIASRSAPFDFDEQNFDIAIHYGQPVWAHATCSYLCSEIIVPAASPTLLAANPVATLEDIVGGPLLHLATRPKLWAQWFEANGMDGRGAYRGNRFDQFSMVIEAATAGLGFALLPRYLIEQELAAGTLRIVLDRPMQTENSYYLAVPEGKLENPISLAFREWITEQVG; encoded by the coding sequence ATGAAGTTAAGCCGCAGACTGGTTCCTGATGTTACGACGCTGCAGGCTTTCGAATGCGCGGCACGGCACGGCAGCTTCACGCAGGCAGCCGCCGAACTCAATCTGACCCAGAGTGCCGTCAGCCGTCAGATCAAGGATCTGGAGAACCAGCTCGGCGTTCTCCTGTTTGAGCGGGTGCGCCAGCGCGTCATTCTCTCCGAGGCCGGGCAGAAGTTCCTGCCCGAGGTTCGCCGCCTGCTCAACCAGACCGAAGAGCTGATGGTGCGGGCAATGGCCTCGGCGCGCGCCGACTCGACATTGTCGATCGCGTCGCTGCCGACCTTCGGCAGCCGTTGGCTGGTGCCGCGGCTGCCGGATTTTCTTCGCCAGCACCCCGATACCGTGGTCAATATCGCGTCGCGGTCGGCACCCTTCGATTTCGACGAGCAGAACTTCGACATCGCCATCCACTACGGCCAGCCGGTTTGGGCGCATGCCACCTGCAGCTATCTCTGCAGCGAGATCATCGTGCCGGCGGCAAGCCCGACCCTGCTTGCGGCCAATCCGGTGGCGACGCTGGAGGATATCGTCGGCGGTCCGCTGCTGCACCTGGCGACGCGACCCAAACTCTGGGCGCAATGGTTCGAGGCCAACGGCATGGATGGAAGGGGTGCCTATCGCGGTAACCGCTTCGATCAGTTCTCGATGGTGATCGAGGCGGCCACGGCCGGTCTCGGTTTCGCCTTGCTGCCCCGCTATCTGATCGAACAGGAGCTGGCAGCGGGAACATTGCGCATCGTTCTCGACCGGCCGATGCAGACGGAGAACAGTTATTATCTCGCGGTTCCGGAAGGCAAACTCGAAAACCCGATCAGTCTCGCCTTCCGCGAATGGATCACTGAACAGGTCGGGTAG
- a CDS encoding FAD-binding oxidoreductase: MIEQVHIDALTGILGDKGVVTRAEDMEAYETGARYDRGRASVVLRPATTVETSATVAYCVRHGIALIPQSGNTGLVSGSTPDSSGNEAILSLDRLTKAFELDLDNRSVRVDAGFRLSDLNRRLEEHGLFFPIDLGADPRIGGMIATNTGGSRFLKYGDVRRNTLGLTVVLADEDGTVLDLQCDLRKNNTGVDWKQVFVGTSGAFGIITECVLNLERLPQQTATALLVPASGAHVLPLLRAMEERLGAYLSAFEGMSSNAVKAAFAHVPSLKNPFQGGHVPEYVILAEISRTWAPREGEQSLDAVLETVLAEIWEMETAPLADAFVGPPHEVWALRHALSEGVKHLGKLIAFDVSFRRGDIMAFCDHMKAEMPTRFPDVTVCDFGHIGDGGVHFNLVVPKDSALLSDPTFEQRLREWVFAVAVEEYHGSFSAEHAIGRRNQAYYDVYTTDKLKDMAAGLKTLTSPGKLGSVRFG, from the coding sequence ATGATTGAACAGGTACACATAGACGCGCTGACCGGCATCCTTGGCGACAAGGGTGTGGTCACGCGTGCTGAAGACATGGAAGCCTACGAGACCGGCGCGCGCTACGATCGTGGCCGGGCTTCGGTCGTTCTGCGGCCGGCGACAACAGTGGAAACCTCGGCAACCGTTGCCTATTGCGTGCGTCATGGCATCGCCCTGATCCCGCAATCGGGCAATACCGGACTGGTCTCGGGCTCGACCCCTGATAGTTCCGGCAACGAAGCGATCCTCAGCCTCGACCGCCTCACCAAAGCGTTCGAACTCGATCTCGACAATCGTTCGGTGCGCGTCGATGCCGGGTTCAGGCTTTCCGATCTCAACCGCCGGCTGGAAGAACATGGCCTGTTTTTCCCGATCGATCTCGGCGCCGATCCGCGCATCGGCGGCATGATCGCCACCAACACCGGCGGCTCGCGTTTCCTGAAATACGGCGACGTGCGCCGCAACACGCTGGGCCTCACCGTGGTTCTCGCCGATGAAGACGGCACCGTGCTCGATCTTCAATGCGACCTGCGCAAGAACAACACCGGCGTCGACTGGAAGCAGGTCTTCGTCGGCACGTCGGGCGCCTTCGGCATCATCACGGAATGCGTGCTCAATCTGGAGCGCCTGCCGCAGCAGACGGCGACCGCATTGCTGGTGCCGGCAAGCGGCGCCCATGTGCTGCCGCTGCTGCGCGCCATGGAAGAGCGGCTCGGCGCCTACCTCTCGGCCTTCGAGGGCATGTCGAGCAACGCCGTCAAGGCGGCGTTCGCGCATGTGCCTTCGCTGAAGAACCCGTTCCAGGGCGGACACGTCCCTGAATACGTCATTCTCGCGGAAATCAGCCGCACCTGGGCCCCACGCGAAGGCGAGCAATCGCTCGACGCCGTGCTTGAAACGGTGCTGGCCGAGATCTGGGAGATGGAGACGGCACCGCTCGCCGACGCGTTCGTCGGCCCGCCGCATGAGGTCTGGGCGCTGCGCCACGCACTTTCGGAAGGTGTGAAACACCTGGGCAAGCTGATCGCCTTCGACGTCTCCTTCCGCAGGGGTGACATCATGGCCTTCTGCGACCATATGAAGGCCGAAATGCCGACGAGGTTTCCTGATGTCACCGTCTGCGACTTCGGCCATATCGGCGATGGTGGTGTACACTTCAATCTCGTGGTGCCGAAGGACAGCGCGCTGCTCAGCGATCCGACATTCGAGCAGCGTTTGAGAGAATGGGTTTTCGCCGTGGCGGTCGAGGAGTATCACGGCAGTTTCAGCGCGGAACATGCGATAGGCCGCCGCAACCAGGCCTACTACGACGTTTATACAACCGACAAACTCAAGGACATGGCCGCGGGCCTGAAGACGCTCACCTCGCCGGGGAAACTCGGCAGCGTGCGCTTCGGATAG
- a CDS encoding aspartate aminotransferase family protein, giving the protein MNQHTKPNAPVLDSYWMPFTANRQFKAAPRLLASAEGMHYTSTDGRTILDGTAGLWCVNAGHGRRQIASAVERQLSTMDFAPSFQMGHPIAFDFAERLAEIAPGPEGQKLDRVFFTGSGSESVDTALKMAIAYQRAIGQGTRTRLIGRERGYHGVGFGGISVGGILNNRRVFPQLPGSDHLRHTHDLAKNAFVKGQPEHGAELADDLERLVALHGAETIAACIVEPVAGSTGVLIPPKGYLERLRAICDKHGILLIFDEVITGFGRLGAAFATDFFGVTPDLVTAAKGLTNGAIPMGAVFASRKVHDALMHGPENQIELFHGYTYSGHPAACAAGIATLDIYRDEGLMTRATELQDAWHDAMHSLNGLPHVIDIRTIGLIAGIELQSREGAVGARAYEVFVDCFEKGLLIRVTGDIIAFSPPLIADENHFGEIVSILGDALKRAK; this is encoded by the coding sequence ATGAACCAGCACACCAAACCCAACGCCCCCGTACTCGACAGCTACTGGATGCCCTTTACCGCCAACCGGCAGTTCAAGGCGGCACCGCGCTTGCTCGCCTCCGCCGAGGGCATGCACTACACCAGCACCGATGGCCGCACGATCCTCGACGGCACCGCCGGTCTCTGGTGCGTCAACGCCGGCCACGGCCGCCGCCAGATCGCGTCAGCCGTCGAACGCCAGCTGTCGACGATGGATTTCGCCCCCTCCTTCCAGATGGGCCACCCGATCGCCTTCGATTTTGCCGAACGCCTTGCCGAAATCGCGCCGGGGCCGGAAGGCCAGAAGCTCGACCGCGTGTTCTTCACCGGCTCGGGCTCGGAATCGGTTGACACGGCGCTGAAGATGGCCATCGCCTATCAGCGCGCGATCGGCCAGGGCACTCGCACGCGGCTGATCGGGCGCGAGCGCGGCTACCACGGCGTCGGCTTCGGCGGCATTTCGGTGGGCGGCATCCTCAACAACCGCCGCGTCTTCCCGCAGCTTCCCGGTTCCGACCATCTGCGCCACACCCACGACCTTGCCAAGAATGCCTTCGTCAAGGGCCAGCCCGAGCACGGCGCCGAACTTGCCGACGATCTCGAACGGCTGGTGGCGCTACACGGCGCCGAAACCATCGCCGCCTGCATCGTCGAGCCGGTTGCCGGTTCGACGGGCGTGCTCATCCCGCCGAAGGGCTATCTCGAGCGGCTGCGCGCGATCTGCGACAAACACGGCATCCTGTTGATCTTCGACGAAGTCATCACCGGCTTCGGTCGCCTTGGCGCTGCGTTCGCCACCGACTTCTTCGGCGTCACCCCGGACCTGGTGACGGCGGCGAAGGGGCTCACCAACGGCGCCATCCCAATGGGCGCGGTCTTTGCCAGCCGCAAGGTGCACGACGCATTGATGCACGGCCCGGAAAACCAGATCGAGCTCTTCCACGGCTACACCTATTCCGGCCACCCGGCCGCCTGCGCCGCGGGTATCGCCACGCTCGACATCTATCGCGATGAGGGCCTGATGACCCGCGCCACCGAGCTGCAGGACGCCTGGCATGATGCCATGCATTCGCTGAACGGCCTGCCGCATGTCATCGACATCCGCACCATCGGCCTCATCGCCGGCATCGAGCTGCAGTCACGCGAGGGTGCTGTCGGCGCCCGCGCCTATGAGGTCTTCGTCGATTGCTTCGAAAAGGGGCTGCTGATCCGCGTGACCGGCGACATCATCGCCTTCTCGCCGCCGCTGATCGCCGACGAAAATCACTTCGGCGAAATCGTCTCGATCCTCGGCGATGCCTTGAAGCGCGCCAAGTAA